In a genomic window of Sporomusaceae bacterium FL31:
- the menG gene encoding demethylmenaquinone methyltransferase, producing MINKDATQAKAQFVHRLFSSIANHYDFMNSLLSLNQDNYWRNCLLQQIPLKSTDQILDICCGTGKMTVKIAHCLEYGGKVVGLDFCEPMLAKAAEGIKSHPNREMIELISGDALALPFPDNTFNHVVTAFGLRNLPNITEPLLEMYRVVKPGGTVTSVELSKPSQPGLKQIYFLYFDKIAPLLGKIKVGRDGFYNWLPESLKEYPDQHEVSNLFKQLRFQNVSCKELTGGIATIHSGIK from the coding sequence GTGATCAATAAAGATGCAACTCAAGCTAAAGCTCAGTTTGTTCATCGTCTCTTTAGTTCAATTGCAAATCATTATGACTTCATGAATAGCTTGCTCAGCTTAAATCAGGATAATTATTGGCGCAACTGCTTATTGCAGCAGATACCACTCAAATCAACTGATCAAATCCTGGATATATGCTGCGGTACTGGTAAAATGACTGTAAAAATTGCACATTGTTTAGAATATGGCGGAAAAGTCGTTGGTCTTGATTTCTGTGAACCCATGCTGGCTAAAGCTGCTGAAGGAATAAAATCACATCCAAATCGTGAAATGATCGAACTAATTTCCGGCGACGCTTTAGCTTTGCCTTTTCCTGACAATACTTTTAATCATGTTGTAACAGCTTTTGGTCTTCGTAATCTTCCCAACATTACTGAACCTTTACTTGAAATGTACCGTGTCGTTAAACCTGGCGGTACAGTCACGTCAGTAGAGTTATCTAAGCCATCCCAGCCCGGTCTTAAACAAATTTATTTTCTTTATTTTGATAAAATCGCCCCGTTATTAGGAAAAATCAAAGTTGGCCGCGATGGTTTTTACAATTGGCTTCCCGAGTCACTAAAGGAGTATCCGGATCAGCATGAAGTGAGCAACTTATTTAAACAGTTACGCTTCCAGAATGTTTCTTGTAAAGAGCTTACTGGAGGAATTGCAACAATACAC